One Anas platyrhynchos isolate ZD024472 breed Pekin duck chromosome 2, IASCAAS_PekinDuck_T2T, whole genome shotgun sequence DNA segment encodes these proteins:
- the LOC101801612 gene encoding carbonic anhydrase 3 isoform X2, whose amino-acid sequence MTVLIDQLHMVHWNPKHGNFAGALKQPDGVAVVGIFLKVGKTPKPEMKRILEEIDNIKTKGKEAPFQHFDPSILFPKSRDYWTYQGSFTTPPCEECITWILLREPIEVSPDQMAKLRSLSKNGENEAMNPLVDNWRPPQPVKGRVVRASFK is encoded by the exons TTACACATGGTACACTGGAATCCAAAACATGGCAATTTTGCTGGAGCTTTGAAACAACCTGATGGTGTGGCTGTTGTGGGCATTTTTCTGAAA GTTGGAAAAACTCCCAAACCAGAAATGAAGAGAATTCTTGAAGAAATAGATAACATTAAAACCAAG gggaAAGAGGCTCCTTTTCAGCACTTCGATCCATCAATTCTTTTCCCCAAATCTCGGGACTACTGGACCTACCAGGGTTCATTCACAACACCCCCCTGTGAGGAGTGTATCACTTGGATTCTCTTGAGGGAGCCCATTGAAGTCAGCCCTGACCAG aTGGCGAAGCTCCGTAGCCTTTCCAAGAATGGTGAGAACGAAGCCATGAACCCACTGGTTGATAACTGGCGCCCACCTCAGCCTGTGAAGGGCAGGGTGGTGAGAGCCTCGTTCAAGTAA